Genomic window (Acidobacteriota bacterium):
TTGAGCGCCTGATTGCTCACGCCGCCGAACTCATCGCGAGCGGCGCACCCGTGGTGCTGGCCGGTGACTACAACGTCGTGCCGACTCCGCAGGATATTTATCCGACCCGGTCGTTGGATAACAACGCTCTGATCCAACCCGAGAGCCGACAGGCTTTTGCGCGTTTGCTGGCCCAAGGCTGGACCGACGCTATGCGGAAGCTACATCCGGACGGGCCGCTCTGGACATTCTGGGATTACAAATTTGAACGGTGGCAGAAGGACAAAGGCATGCGACTCGATCACTTTCTGCTCTCGCCGAATTTGTCAGACCGGCTCGTGGACGGCGGTGTTGACCGATGGGCGCGCGGGCAGGAGAACGCGAGCGACCACGCGCCAACATGGATCACGCTCGATGTTTGAGATCAAGGTGGAATGACCAGCGGCGCGAAAACCGGAGGGATTGATTGTGGTGCCGGGAGGGGGAGTCGAACCCCCAAGACCCGAAGGTCGGCGGATTTTGAGTCCGCTGCGTCTGCCAGTTCCGCCATCCCGGCTGAGGTGAATAAACGGAAGGAATCAGTAGGTTAATTCAGCCTTGCGGGGTTTGCAACCTTCGGAAGTTCCGGCCATAGACCGGTTTATTGCGAACCACTCCTCGCGCCTTAGACAACGGCGGTCTGGTACGCGACCGCTTTCTTGCCCACGACTGCATGCAGAATCTGGTCTCGCTGCCGCGCACTCAGTGCCAGAAATTGAAAACCATATTGGGTGCCGAGAATCCTGGTGATTTGGGCGGGGACAACTAGTTCGACGCCCTTCTCTAACGGGATGCGGAGGGTGGCGGTCTCACCCATTTCGAGCGGCAATGCGACGAAGGCACCGATGCCACTCTCGCTGATGTCGCGAGCCCAGCCTTCGGCCGCGAGCGGTCCTTGCGGACGTTCAATCTCAATCTTGAAGCGCGCTTCAAAGGGATACCGCGGAACGATTCGATTCACGCCCGGTCGCAGATTTGATTCAGTCGGCATTCTTACAGGGCCTTTTTATCAACGTATTGTTTGTTATCTTCGCAAGCCATTCTTTGCGTATCTCGTGGCTGCGCCTATCGCCTGCGAACAGAAAAGCGAGTTACTCGGCCTTACGACGTAAATTCCCAGCCTTCGTCTTTCATTTTGCGGTTCGTCCAGTGCTGCAGGTGTTCAAAAAGCGTCGGCTCAATCACGACAAAGCGCAGACCGGCTTTCCCTCCTACGTCGGCCCAAACCAGACGGCCTTTCGCCTGGATTACGGTTTCGCTGTCCGGCAAAACAAAGCTGACTCCGAGCAATCCGGTGAACGCAACCGGGTCAGGAATACTATCCAGGCCCATGCCGCCGGTACTCAGGTTCACGGCCTGTGCCTGGCACTCCTTGCCATGCAAATTTTGAAGCGTAACGGACAAGTTCACTTTGGCGCGGAAGAACTTCTGCTGTTCAAGACTGATCTTTCCCAGAGTGGCCGGCCGATCTCCGGCCGCCACGTCGATATCGTATTCGCGCAGTTTGCGGCTCAAGGTACGGCGCGATATCCCCAGTTGTTCGGCGGCCTGGGCACGATGTCCACCGGTGCGCTCAAGAGCGCTGATGATCATCTGCTCTTCCATGTTTTCCAGATTGCCGAGGGGCATTGCCTGGCCCGCAGAAACTGCGGCAGGTCTTTCCCCGGACAACTCTTCTTGCACCTCGGCGAGACCGATCTGCTTGCCCGTGCCCGCCATCGCCAACTGTGCGACTAGATTCCTTAGTTCGCGAATGTTGCCCGGCCAGTCGCAGGACACCAGCGCGGCCAGAGCTTCCTCGGTGAAGGTCTTCCCCGGCACCTTCAGTTGGAGAAAATGCTGGGCGAGCGCAACGATGTCTTCGGGGCGCTCGCGAAGAGGTGGAACGCGCAACTGAAACTGGCTCAAGCGGTGATAGAGATCCTTGCGGAACTTTCCCTCTTTCACCGCAAGTTCGAGATCCTGGTTGGTGGCCGCGACCACCCGCACGTCGACTGTAATCTTGCGATGGCCGCCCAACCGGTAATAGGGCGCCCCGTCGAGAACACGCAAAAGCTTGACCTGGATCTGAGTCTGCAGTTCTCCGATTTCGTCGAGGAATATTGTGCCTTTGTCGGCGAGCTCGAACAGGCCCGCCTTGGAGGCGTCGGCGCCGCTGAAGGCGCCCTTTTCATAGCCGAAGAGTTCGCTTTCAACGAGGTGCTCGGGAAGGGCGGCACAGTTGATATCAATCAGGGGCCGGTTGCGGCGATGCGAAGATTCATGGATGGTCCGCGCGACCAATTCCTTGCCGGTTCCGGTTTCGCCGACCACGAGCACGGTTTCCGTGTGTCCCGCAACCCGATCCACCATGCCCATGAATTTGTGCATCAGGGGACTGGCCATGAGGAACTGGGTTCCATCGATTTCCCTGCGGATGATCTCAGACGGGATGGCAGCCGCTGGAGCTGACCTTGCCGGGCCTGATTCAAAAGCGCGTTCCAGCAACTTTTTGTCGGTAATGTCGATCGCCAGAACCGCCATGCCAAGGGGGATGGAATCCGAATCCCGCAGCAGCGTGATCGAGAGATGCGCAAAAACATCTTCGCCGGACTTAGCACGAGAACGCAGTTCGCCCTCGAACCTGCCCTTCTCAAGTACGGTGGGAATTACCTGACGGGCTAAGAACACTTGCTCTTCGGGCCGATAAAGACCTGCGATGTTCTTGCCGAGAAGTTCCTCGGGAGCATAGCCATACAGGCTTACGCCTTTGTTGCACGCAGTAATGTTGCCTTGCAGGTCAGTAGTAAGAAACGCGTCCTGCAGTTGATCGAAGATGTCGGCTGAAAGAGGGCGGTTACACGCCGCAGAAGGCGCACGTCCGCGTCGTTCCTCGGCGACGGGATGTGGGGTCTTCTCGACTGGTTGAACCATAGCAAAACTTGTGGTCCTGGCCTGCGCCGGACTCGCCGACAGCTTCGGGCCGGACCAATTCCGCTGACTTCAGGGTCGCGACGGAGAACTCCCGCGGCGTTCCTTGCAGTCGATGCTGACATATTGTCCTCCGTTTCTCGTATGCCTTAGCCTCCGGCTGGAACACCGAAGTAACGTGACTTGGGGATTAAGTTCCTCCTCTGCAAAATTGTCCCACCGTTCTTTACCGCTGCGAAAACTGCGCGGCCGGCGGTTACTTTGGTAAATAGGTAAGCCTCCTCCACTGCTCTAAACTTTCTGCAACGATGGCAGCCATTTACCCGCTTAAAGCGCGGGGGAAATCTGCCGGAGTGGACTGGGGCGCCGCGGTCGCCGGCTCATGCCGATGACAGCGCGGTAGCTCATGTCTGAGCGGTGTTCGGTATCCGAAAGCATGTCTAAGCGGGCGACATTGTTCATCGGAATGACGGCGGCGGCCGGGGCGTCGGTGTTTGCCTATGCGCTCGCGCATTGGCAGAACACTGAGCTGGAGCGTTTCGTTTGCTACCTGATCATCGCGGTGCTGGCGTCCAGTCTGAAAATTCAAATCCCTGGCCTCGACGGCACGATGTCCGTCAATTTCCTCTTCATCTTGTTGGGAGTACTCGAACTTAGCCTGCCGGAAACGCTTCTCATCGGCTGCACGGCTGCGCTCGTCCAGTCTTTTTGGCAAGCGCGGCAAAAAATTGTTGCGACCAAGGTCGTGTTCAACGTCTTCATGATGGCGAATGCGATTGCGCTTTCCTTCTTCACCTACCATCAACTTGCCGGATTCGTCGGAGAGAGAACGCCCGTGCTGCTGGCGATCACGGCGCTGGTATTCTTCCTCGCCAATACCCTACCGGTGGCAATAATCATCTCGCTGACAGAGGGCAAGTCGGCGCGAAAAGTCTGGTCGGACTGTCATTTCTGGTCGTTTCCCTACTACCTGGTGGGGGCCGCAGTCGTATTTACAGTGGGATTCGTCAACCGCTACGCGGGATGGCAGACGGCGCTGCTCGTCCTGCTGCCGATCTACTGGGTCTATCGCTCCTACCGGTTGTATCTCGGCAAGCTCGAAGCAGAGAAAAACCTGGTTCAAGTCCAGAAGCAGCAAGTGGAAGATGTCGCATCCCTGCACTTACGCACCATCGAAGCGCTCGCGCTCGCCATTGAGGCCAAGGATCACACCGCACAAGAACATTTGCAGCGCCTGCGCTTATTTACGGTGTCGATTGCGCAAGAACTGGGTCTGCCGGAGCCGGAGATTGAGGCGCTACGGGCGGCGGCGTTGCTGCACGATATCGGAAAGCTGGCTGTTCCCGAGCACATCATTAACAAGCCGGGAAAGCTGACGCCGGAAGAATTCGAGAAAGTAAAGATCCACCCAATTGTGGGCGCAGACATTCTGGAACGGGTGGCGTTCCCATATCCGGTGGCGCCGATTGTCCGTGCACACCACGAAAAGTGGGATGGCAGCGGGTATCCCGACGGATTGAAAGGCGAACAAATTCCGATGGGCGCGCGTATTCTGGCGGCAGTCGACTCGCTCGACGCGCTGGTATCCGATGGCCAACAGCGCAACGCCCTGCCGCTGGCCCATGCCATGGAAAGAATCTCCGCGCGTTCTGGGACGTCGTTCGACCCAAAGGTGATCGAGGTTCTGAAGCGGCATTACGTCGACCTCGAAAAGATGGTGCAGGCACTGCCGCAAAATACCGCCCGCGGCGCGTCGTGCAAGATTCAGACAGGCAACCAATCTGCGCCGGCAACCGGATTTGAAGAGACCTCTGGTGGGATCGGAGGCGACAGCAATTTTCTGGCTTCGATTGCGGCGGCCCGTCAGGAAGCGCAGACCATGTTCGAACTCAGCCAGGATCTGGGCAACTCGCTGAGCCTGGGAGAAACACTTTCTGTGCTGTCGATGCGGCTGCGACGCCTTATTCCCTACGATTCGATGGTCGTATTCCTGAACAAGAGCGGCGTGCTGGTGCCGGAACTGGTCAGCGGCGATAACTTCCGAATTCTTTCTTCCCTGAACCTTCGCGTGGGCGAAGGCCTATGCGGATGGGTGGCTGAGCAACGCAAGCCGATCCTGAATGGCAATCCGCAAATGGAAACTGGATACGTGCAGGAACACGGAAAATACACGACCTTGCGATCGGCACTGGCGGTACCGCTGGAAGGAATGAATGGAGTCGTCGGCGTGCTGGCGATGTACCGCGCGGATCAGGACGCGTTCACGCCCGACCATTTGCGAATCCTTTTGGGCGTGACTCCGAAAATTGCACTGTCCGTGGAAAATGCGCTGAAGTATGCGCAGGCGGAAAACTCCGCGACCACCGATTACCTGACGGGATTGCCGAACGCGCGTTCCCTGTTCGTGCATCTGGCGCGTGAGTTGGCGCGATGCCGCCGCACCGGCACAGCGCTCGCGGTCATGGTCTGCGACTTGGACAACTTCAAGCAGATCAACGATCTTTACGGCCATCTCGAAGGCGACAACCTGTTGCGCGACTTTGCCGGGCAGTTGCAGGATTTGTGCCGTGGCTACGACTACGTAGCCCGCATGGGCGGCGACGAATTCGTCATTGTCGCACCCGGCATGAAACCAGCAGCAGCGGAAGAAAAAGCGCATCGCCTGAACCAACTCGCAGTCTCTGCCGGAAAGAAAATCGCAGGCCGGAACATGATTGGCCTGAGCGTCGGTACTTCATTTTGCCCAGAAGACGGCTTCGACCTGGAACAGTTGCTGGGAGCGGCCGACCGTCGCATGTATTCCGTCAAGCAGATTCACCACGAAGAACTGGAGCGCGAAACCCAGCCACCGGATTCCAATGCTCGCAGCGCAACGGTGAACTAGGAACCTGCCATGCTGCTGTGGAGAATCGGCCGTCACCTTTTGTCCATCGCAGGGATCGTCCTGCTCGGAGGACTGATCTCCGCGACGCTGGTTCGCTTCGCCCCAGGCTTCGATACCGACGAACATCAGTTTGATCCTCATCTCAGCGCAGAAAGCGTGCGCGCCCTGCAGGAATCTCGATCCGGCGAGCACAACGTGCTGCGCTACTACACCTCGTATTTGCAGGGAGCGTTGCATGGCGACTTGGGCGTCTCGCACGCCCTGGGACAGCCGGTGCGGACGCTGCTCCGCGATCGCTGGCCGGTCACGTTGAAGGTAGCGGGGATTGGATTGTTGATGGGATGGCTTCTGGCGACGGCCTTGGCCTTCGCGGTATCTCTAACGCGATTCGCAGCCTACGAAATTCTCGGGACCACGGTCAGCGGGGCATTCCTGTGTATCCCCGCCGCGGTGCTGGCGCTACTGTCCGTAATCTTCAATGCACCGGGATACCTGGCGATCGCCTTCATCGTGTTTCCCAAAATTTATCGCTACACCCGAAACCTGCTGGCGAAAGCATATGGCATGCCCCACATCACGGCGGCACGGGCTAGAGGCTTAGGGGAACTGCGCATCTTGTTCTGGCATGTGCTGCCCGTGGCGGGCCCGCAGATGATCGCGCTCGCTGGCATCACGGTAAGCATTGCTCTGGGAGCAAGTATTCCCGTCGAGTCGCTGTGCGGTCTCCCGGGCATCGGACAACTCGCCTGGCAGGCAGCTTTGGCACGCGATCTGCCATTGCTGGTCAATCTGACGGCGCTCGTTACGCTGGTTACCTTGCTGGCAAATTCCAGCGCGGATGTAATTGTTTACATGGTGAGGTCTCGGGAGGCATGAACGCTGCCCGCACGCTGGCGTGTGCCGTGATGCTGATCGTGTGCGCGGCGTCGCTGGCTGCGCCATGGCTTGCGTCTGCGGGATACGCCAAACAGTTTCGGGAAGCGCCCGGTTCTCCACCTTCGCGACAGCATCTGTTAGGCACGGACGAAATCGGCCGCGACCGCTTTGCGCGAGTGCTCTACGGCACTCGCATTTCACTTCTCTTAGCACCGGCCGCGGCCTTGATTTCAACTCTGTTGGCAGCATTGGTGGGTGGTCTGGCGGGATATCTAGGTGGCGCCTGGCTACGGCTGGCGACGGGGCTGACAGATTTGTTCCTGTCTCTGCCCTGGCTTTTCCTGCTGATTACGGTCCGCGCCATTCTGCCTCTGAATGTTTCGCCGGTATTTTCCGTGATGATTACGTTTCTCATCCTTGGGCTGCTGGGATGGGCCGCATCGGCACGCGTGCTTTGTACCAGCGCGCAATCGCTGCGGAGTTCCGATTTTGTCGTGCAGGCCCGTGCGTCGGGCTTGCATGGATCGCGGCTTTTCTTCGTTCATGTGCTTCCCAACCTCAAACCCGTTTTGTACGCGCAGTTCTGGATTTCTATCCCAGTTTTCATCTTGAGTGAGGCCAACCTGGGGATTCTCGGCCTCGGCGTAGCGGAGCCGTTGCCTTCGTGGGGAAGTTTGTTGCGCGAATTGGAAGGACTTGTCTCCTTCCGCGAGGAACCGTGGCGACTGGTGCCTTTGCTGCTGCTGATCGTCGTCATGACATCGTTCCAAATGCTTTTGTCGAAAGAGGAGGTGGCCGTATGATCTGCCGCCGCATTTTTTTAAGGATTCTTATTACCCTGTCTCTCCTGGCTGCCATCGCTTCCGCCCAGAATGCCAATGAACTGCGCTTCTGTCTGCGAGCCGAGCCGAAAACATTCGATCCAGCCAAGGTTGACGACGACGCGTCGCTCGCGATCCGCTACTTGACCGGTGGGGTATTAGTACGCGTCAACCGCCAGACGCAGGCTCTGGAGCCGGGACTGGCAGAGTCCTGGAAGGCTTCGAAAGATGGCCGGGAGATTACGTTCAAGCTGCGTTCCGGTGTCCGGTTTTCCGACGGTACTGCGTTCTCCGCGGTGGATGTTGCTTACACGGTCAGCCGGTTGATGGATCCAGCATTGCACTCTTCGACCGGAGACGCTTTCCGTTCGGGCAACGGCACGGTCGCGACCAGGATCCTTGGTCCGAACCATATCTCGGTTACGTTCTCAGCTCCCGTGATTGGCATCGCAGCGCTCTTCGATCAGGTAGGCATCATGTCGTCGCTTTCTCCGAAAAAGGAAGCGGCGGTGCTGGGGCCATTCATGGTCTCGGAATACAAACCGGGATCCAGCGTGCTCCTGAAACGCAACCCGAACTACTGGAAAAAGGACGCACAGGGCCGGCCGTTGCCCTATCTGGATTCGATCCGGCTGGACATTCAGCCCAATCGCGACGTCGAGGCGCTCCGTTTCCGGCGCGGGGAGCTTGACCTCATCAACTCCATCGACACGGAATACTATGACCGGCTGGCGGCGAGTTCTCCCTCGGCGGTGCATGACGCAGGTGCATCGCTTGATTCCGAATTCCTGTGGTTCAATCAGGTCGCGAACGCTCCAATTCCGGAGTACAAGCGGAACTGGTTTCGCTCGACGAATTTTCGGCGGGCCGTCTCAGAAGCCATCAATCGCGCGGACCTGAGCCGTGTCGTGTTCAATGGACACGCGCAACCCGGAGTGGGTCCGGTTTCTCCAGCGAACAAGTTCTGGTTCAACAGCAAGCTTAGGGCGCAATCGTACGCTCCCGATGCGGCTCTCCAGCGGTTGCAGGCGGATGGATTCACTCGTCAGAACGGCTCTTTGCGCGACAAAGGCGGAAACGCCGTTGAGTTTTCTATCGTGACCAATGCGGGCAACAAATCCCGCGAGCGCATGGCCGTCATGATTCAGGAGGATCTCGGCAAGATCGGCATCAAGGTGAACGTAGTCACGCTGGATTTTCCGTCGCTCCTGGAACGTATCGCGCAGAAGTTCAACTACGAGGCCGCCGTGTTGGGATTTCAGAATGTGGACCTCGATCCGAATGGGCAGATGAACATCTGGCTGAGCTCGGCGGAGGATCACGCCTGGAATCCGCAGCAGAAATCTCCCGAGACCGCGTGGGAAGCGGAGATTGACCGTCTGATGCGCGCGCAGGCTTCCGGAATGGATCCGAAGAAACGCAAGGCGGCATTCGATCGTGTGCAGGAAATCGTGGTCGAACAGGCGCCATTCCTCTATCTCGTCAACAAGGATGCGCTCTCTGCGGTGTCCACCTCGGTGGAGGGTGCGACGCCGGTTATTCTGAGTCCGCAGACTTACTGGAACGCCGAACGCCTCACCCTACGTTCGAATGCTCAGGCGAGTCGATGATCGAAACACCCCAAACTCTGCTCTCCGCGCGGGTTACGGTCCGTTACCCTGGGAAGGCGCCGGTGCTGAACAATGTTGCGTTGGACATTGCTCCCGGCGAAATCCTGGGTCTGGTCGGACAGAGCGGCTCGGGCAAAAGCACGTTGGCCATGGCTATTCTTGGTCTGCTGAGCCGCAAGCGGGCGACGGTGGAAGGCAGCATCGTGTTTCAAGGTACGGATCTGCTGGCGATGCGGGAACGGGACCTGCGTGGAATGCGTGGACGATCCCTCAGCCTGGTATTGCAGAGTCCGCTGTCCTCGCTCAACCCGGCGCTTCGGATTCGAACGCAGCTCAGGGAAGCGTGGCGCGCTCATGCTGTTGCCGGCACAGATTGCGATTCGGCGATCAAGTCGGCGATGACGAGCGTCAGTTTGCCCGCCGACCCCGACTTCCTGCGCAAGTATTCGGCACAACTGAGTGTGGGCCAGGCACAGCGGGTGCTGATCGCCATGGCCGTGATGCACCGCCCGGCCCTTCTGGTGGCGGATGAAGCAACCAGCGCTCTCGACGTGATCACTCAGTCGGAAATATTGGAATTGTTCGTCCAATTGAATCGCGAGATTGGCATGTCGATTTTGTACATTTCGCACGACCTGCCGTCGGTGGCTGGGATCTGCCAGAGGATTGCGATCCTAAACGAAGGCCAGATCGTGGAGTGCGGACCAACCGCACAGATATTCACGGAACCGTCCCACGCCTACACGCGCCGCCTGATGGCGTCATTGCCCCGCGTTCCGGCACGAATCGAAGACTCACTGGCAAAGGCCTACGCCGCTGCTGCCGGAGTCTCGATTGCGCGATCCACATCTCCCTGCTTACCGCGCTAACCTGGTAACTCCGTTTGAGGTAACTCTGGTAACCGGCGCGCCCATGAGCCATGGGACAAAATGGCGCAACGCCCTTGCGAGGGGACAAAGTGGCCTGATTGGCCTTGGCACCCACCATCCATCTATCTGCATAATCAACAACTTAGAGCTGGCTAGTTGGCGACGCCCGTGCACTAGTAGGGCTGAGTTGTAGCGGGCTTTGTTCGCCGCAAAGGACGAAAGGAAACATGACTGCACAACGAAAGAAGAAGTCAAACAAGCGAAACGAGCGTCACGGCGCCGCGTGGGGCGGCGGGCGTTCCTTGTTGCTGATGTCCTTCCTGTTGATCGCGAATCTGGCGTTCGCGCAGGCCGCCCGCCCGGTGCTGGATGGCGACGGTGGTCCTAACTTCCATGCCAAGATGTCGGCCGACCTTTCCGCGATGCTGGGCAAGGGCGGAGCGATGCGCGTCATCGTCCAATACAAGAATGCTCCGACTACAGCGCAGTTCTCGCGGGCACAGGGACGGGGTGCAAAGCTGAACCGGACTCTGTCGTTCGTGAAAGCAGGCGTGTTCACGATGTCGCCGGCCGCGATTCGCGCTCTGGCCAACGACAGCGACGTGGCCTTCATCTCTCCGGATCGTCCGTTGAAGGCAATGGATGATCTCACCGACGCGGCCGTTGGGGTTAGCAGCGCACGCAACCTGAGCCTGGATGGCTCCGGGATCGGCGTTGCTGTCATCGATAGCGGTGTCAACGACAATCACCAGGACCTGATGGACTCCACCGGCACGGTGTCGCGGGTGGTCTATCACCAGGACTTCACCGGAACCGTGAACACCAATGGTAACGGTGCCAAGTGGGACCTCTATGGCCACGGCACACACGTGGCGGGCATCGTCGGATCGAATGGTGCGCAATCCGGCGGACGGTTCGACGGAATGGCGCCGAACGTTAATATCATCGATCTTCGCGTGCTCGACGGCAATGGATCTGGATCGGACAGCATGGTGATCGCGGCCATTCAACGCGCGATCCAATTGAAGACCACCTACAACATCCGCGTGATCAACCTGTCACTCGGACGCGGTATCTCGACTAGCTATGTCAATGATCCTCTGTGCCAGGCCGTGGAATCGGCGTGGCGCGCAGGAATCGTGGTCGTGGTGGCGTCCGGCAACTACGGCCGCCTCAGTCTCAACGGCAGCAATGGCTACGGAACCGTGACGGCTCCGGGCAACGATCCGCTGGTACTGACGGTGGGCGCGATGAAAACCATGAATACTGGTTCGCGCCTGGACGATACCATCGCCAGCTACAGCTCGAAAGGGCCGACCACGTTTGACCACGTGGTAAAGCCGGATCTCGTCGCACCGGGCAACTCGATCGTCTCAACCATTGACCATGGCAGCACGCTCGAAGCCAAGTATCCGCAGAACAAGAAGAATTCGAGCGGTGCCTCGTGGGGTAACTCACGTCCCTACTTTGTGCTGAGCGGAACCAGCATGGCGACGCCCGCTGTTGCCGGTGCCGTTGCGCTTCTGCTGCAGCAGAACCCGAATATGAAGCCGGATCAAGTCAAGGCGCGCCTGATGAAGACCGCGTACAAGACTTTCCCGACTTCTTCTATCTCGCTGGATCTCACTACGGGTGAGACTTTCACTTCTTACTATGACGTGTTCACCGTGGGAGCCGGATACATGGACGTTGCGGCCGCCCTGGCGAGCACGGACATGGCGCCCGCAGCCACGGCATCGGCACTTTCTCCGAGCGCGGTCTATAACCCGACGACCGGAACCGTATCCATCGTCAACGGCAACTCCGTAGTTTGGGGTACGTCGGTGGTGTGGGGCAGTTCTGTGGTCTGGGGCAACTCAGTGGTTTGGGGCACCAACGTCAGCGGCAGCTCTGTGGTCTGGGGCACGTCGGTGGTGTGGGGCAGCAACATCATGAGCGGCTTCAGCGTGGTTTGGGGCAGCTCGGTTGACAGCGCCACCAGCGTAGTCTGGGGCAGTTCTGCCGTGGACGCCGTCGACGCAAGCTCGATCGATATTGAGGGTGAAGAGTAACGAGTCGTGTGCAACCGGAAGGAAAGGAGAGAAAAATGACTTACACACGACTTGCGAAGATATTCATCGGATTTATGGCTCTTGCGGCAGCCGCGATAAGTGGCAACGCAATGATCCAGGGACAGGGTTGGCATCCGTTGCTGGCGATGACTCTACTGCTCGCCGCAGTAGGTACCTCGCGGCTGAAGATGACGATCCCAGGTGTCACTGGGAATATGTCGGTGAACCTGCCCTTCTTACTGCTGTCGGTGATCGCACTCAGCGCGACCGAGTCGATCCTGATCGCTTGCGCATGCGCAATCATGCAAACTCTGCCGAAGGATGGCACCAGGGTGAAACCGGTTCGCGTGCTCTTTAACGTCAGCCTGATGACGTTCTCGAGCGGCGCCGCCGGGTTACTGTTCCATCTGCAAGCGCTGAATGGAATGAGGTGGGTATCAGCACCGCTGCTGATGGCCGCCACCACCGCCACCTTCTTCCTGGGCCAGACGTTGCCCGTTTCCGTCATCGTAGCCTTAACCGATGGTGGAGCGGTGCGCCGGATCTGGGCCAACATCGCGCAGATGTCATTCCCATACTACGTGGTCAGCGCGGGCGTGACGTCGATGCTGAGCTCAGCGAGTCAGCATATCGGTTGGATAGCAGCCTTACTGGCATTGCCGGTCATGGTTGCGATCTACCGGTCGTATCGGGCGTACTTCGCCCGGGCGCTGGAAGCAGTCGCTTCTCCGATGGCCAGGACCGCATCGGCGGGGGCAAGCATTTAATTTCCTTGAGTGGAAGGACAAGAGGCGCGTTCGCCGGCCGACCAGCCGGCGCAACGCGCCCTTGCTGTTTTGGGATGTTTCTTCGCTGCGGCCGTGAGTTGGACTGGAAGCTTGTCTGATGGAGGGCCAACCACTCCCGCGACATGTTCAGTCTGATTTTTCAGATTGTGCCCGTTTCAGCATCTTCATCATTCCCCACTCGACTACGCCGGGAAATATTTGATAGAGCTTCACCGCCGGATGCATGGTCCAGGGGACGATGACTTCACGTTTCTGCTTGCGATATCCGTTGTAGACCGCGCGTGCCACTCGTTCTGACGAGATCCCGGTTACACCCTGGGGACGCGTATTGCCTTGCCGGCGCGCAATCATGTTCTGGCTGAAACCGGTCGCGACATATCCTGGGCACACGGTCAGCACGTGGATGTTGTCGCGCTGCAGTTCTAACCGCGCGGCCTTGCCAATTGCATTCATGGCGAATTTGCTGGCCGAATAGATCGCGCTCGACGCCAATGGGATGTGGCCCGCGACGCTGGAAATGTTGATGATGGCTCCACCACCGCTCGCTCGCATCGCTGGAACCACGGCCTGCATGCTCGCGATGGTACCGAAGAAATTCGTATCGAAGAGTTCGCGGCACGCTGCCATGTCCATGTCTGCGACGGTATCGCGCATGCCGACGCCGGCGTTGTTGATCCAGACATCGATACGTTGGAAGTGATGTAACGTCAGGCCAAGCGCGCGATCGATTTCTTCCCGATGCCGCACGTCGCAGGCCAGTGCGATGGTCCGGTCGAGGTTTCCGATCCGGCTGCGAGCCGCTTCGGCGCGACTGGCGTCGCGCGCCAGCAATACGACACTCGCTCCCTGTTCCGCAAACACCTTGGCGATCGCTTCCC
Coding sequences:
- a CDS encoding ABC transporter permease, which encodes MNAARTLACAVMLIVCAASLAAPWLASAGYAKQFREAPGSPPSRQHLLGTDEIGRDRFARVLYGTRISLLLAPAAALISTLLAALVGGLAGYLGGAWLRLATGLTDLFLSLPWLFLLITVRAILPLNVSPVFSVMITFLILGLLGWAASARVLCTSAQSLRSSDFVVQARASGLHGSRLFFVHVLPNLKPVLYAQFWISIPVFILSEANLGILGLGVAEPLPSWGSLLRELEGLVSFREEPWRLVPLLLLIVVMTSFQMLLSKEEVAV
- a CDS encoding ABC transporter substrate-binding protein; its protein translation is MICRRIFLRILITLSLLAAIASAQNANELRFCLRAEPKTFDPAKVDDDASLAIRYLTGGVLVRVNRQTQALEPGLAESWKASKDGREITFKLRSGVRFSDGTAFSAVDVAYTVSRLMDPALHSSTGDAFRSGNGTVATRILGPNHISVTFSAPVIGIAALFDQVGIMSSLSPKKEAAVLGPFMVSEYKPGSSVLLKRNPNYWKKDAQGRPLPYLDSIRLDIQPNRDVEALRFRRGELDLINSIDTEYYDRLAASSPSAVHDAGASLDSEFLWFNQVANAPIPEYKRNWFRSTNFRRAVSEAINRADLSRVVFNGHAQPGVGPVSPANKFWFNSKLRAQSYAPDAALQRLQADGFTRQNGSLRDKGGNAVEFSIVTNAGNKSRERMAVMIQEDLGKIGIKVNVVTLDFPSLLERIAQKFNYEAAVLGFQNVDLDPNGQMNIWLSSAEDHAWNPQQKSPETAWEAEIDRLMRAQASGMDPKKRKAAFDRVQEIVVEQAPFLYLVNKDALSAVSTSVEGATPVILSPQTYWNAERLTLRSNAQASR
- a CDS encoding ABC transporter ATP-binding protein; the encoded protein is MIETPQTLLSARVTVRYPGKAPVLNNVALDIAPGEILGLVGQSGSGKSTLAMAILGLLSRKRATVEGSIVFQGTDLLAMRERDLRGMRGRSLSLVLQSPLSSLNPALRIRTQLREAWRAHAVAGTDCDSAIKSAMTSVSLPADPDFLRKYSAQLSVGQAQRVLIAMAVMHRPALLVADEATSALDVITQSEILELFVQLNREIGMSILYISHDLPSVAGICQRIAILNEGQIVECGPTAQIFTEPSHAYTRRLMASLPRVPARIEDSLAKAYAAAAGVSIARSTSPCLPR
- a CDS encoding S8 family peptidase; translated protein: MTAQRKKKSNKRNERHGAAWGGGRSLLLMSFLLIANLAFAQAARPVLDGDGGPNFHAKMSADLSAMLGKGGAMRVIVQYKNAPTTAQFSRAQGRGAKLNRTLSFVKAGVFTMSPAAIRALANDSDVAFISPDRPLKAMDDLTDAAVGVSSARNLSLDGSGIGVAVIDSGVNDNHQDLMDSTGTVSRVVYHQDFTGTVNTNGNGAKWDLYGHGTHVAGIVGSNGAQSGGRFDGMAPNVNIIDLRVLDGNGSGSDSMVIAAIQRAIQLKTTYNIRVINLSLGRGISTSYVNDPLCQAVESAWRAGIVVVVASGNYGRLSLNGSNGYGTVTAPGNDPLVLTVGAMKTMNTGSRLDDTIASYSSKGPTTFDHVVKPDLVAPGNSIVSTIDHGSTLEAKYPQNKKNSSGASWGNSRPYFVLSGTSMATPAVAGAVALLLQQNPNMKPDQVKARLMKTAYKTFPTSSISLDLTTGETFTSYYDVFTVGAGYMDVAAALASTDMAPAATASALSPSAVYNPTTGTVSIVNGNSVVWGTSVVWGSSVVWGNSVVWGTNVSGSSVVWGTSVVWGSNIMSGFSVVWGSSVDSATSVVWGSSAVDAVDASSIDIEGEE
- a CDS encoding SDR family NAD(P)-dependent oxidoreductase, which translates into the protein MEMQGKVVVVTGASMGIGEAIAKVFAEQGASVVLLARDASRAEAARSRIGNLDRTIALACDVRHREEIDRALGLTLHHFQRIDVWINNAGVGMRDTVADMDMAACRELFDTNFFGTIASMQAVVPAMRASGGGAIINISSVAGHIPLASSAIYSASKFAMNAIGKAARLELQRDNIHVLTVCPGYVATGFSQNMIARRQGNTRPQGVTGISSERVARAVYNGYRKQKREVIVPWTMHPAVKLYQIFPGVVEWGMMKMLKRAQSEKSD